The following nucleotide sequence is from Rhodothermus sp..
CAGGAGGCGAAGGAAGCATTACGTGCACATGAGCGGGCCAAGTGGCAGGCCAAAGTGGCTGATGCCCTGGAGCAATTTGAAATAGGTGGTCTGGACCAGACGCACGAGGAAATGGTTCAGCGCCTTCGTGAGGAAACCGCCCGGAGTGAAGCCCGCTTGGAGCTGGCGCTCGACAGTGTGGATGCCGACGCACTGAAGATTGAAGCGGATGCGGAAGCCCTCCGAGCCGCCGAGCTGGTACGTCAGTTCAAGCTGGAAATGGGCCTGCTGGAACCTGAACAGAAGCCGGCCCTGGAAGCTCCGGCCCGTGAAGGAGAGCAGGAAGCGCCCGAACAGACCCGTGAAGCAGAGAAAACGAAAACCATAGGCCGCCAACGTGCGCGCTAACATGCGTCCGAAAGATTATCAATGGCTCAAAGAAGCGGAAAAGGAGCACCTGCGTGCGCTCCATCGATTGAAAGAGGCCGTACGGTTGCTTCGGCGGCGACGGGCCATCGACGAGGCGCTGGCTCGCCTGGAGTGCCAGAGTGAGGAGACGCTGACAGCGTCCGACGAAGCACTGGAACGCCTGGCCCTGGAGACGGCCTACCAGGAAGCCCGCCTGGAGCTGGCGCTTGAAGGGCATAAGCCGCTGGCCAACAAAAGACTCGATGCTGAGCAAACCCGCCGCCGAGCCCGGGAGTTATTGCAGCAGCTCCGGGACGAATCCGAAACTTCCGCCGCCGTGGATTCGTCAGCATCGGTTGAGATGCGCTCTCCCAAAACGCTGGGACGGCTTCGTCCTCCGGGATCGTGATGGAAACCACGGGCATGAACGACCGACCGATCAACTATACGCGTGAAGCCTTTCTGCATCCCTGGAACCTTACGTTCCTGATCGCTGCACTGGTTACGGCGCTGGGCATTAGCTTTACAGACAGTCCCGACTGGCTGTTTGATGCCGTGCTCCTTTTTACGACAGCCCTGGAGCTGCTCTACCTGGGAATCCTCCCCCGTCAGGAACGGTTTCGTCGGGCTGTGCGCGCCCGTCGGGCGGCCGAACATGCCCGTCCCCCTTCGCAAAAAGAGCTCTTTCAACTGCTGAGTCGAAACAGCCAGCGCCGCTATGTACGTCTGCGCAATCTGGAAAAACAGATACGCACCAACTACCAGAAACTCAGCTATGCTTCGCAGGGGCTGCTCGAAAGCCACCTCCAAAAAATCGACGAACTGCTTCGTTCGTATCTGAACCTGCTCTATCAGAAGGAACGCTACGAGTTTTACCTGGCGCAGACCTCGGAAGACGAGCTGGTTGAGGCATTACAGGCTTTGCAGAAAGATATGGCGGACGACACGCCGCGCGTGCGCGCCATTAAGGAGCGGCGTCGTCGTATCCTGGAGCAGCGACTTGCTCGCATCAAAAAGGTCGGGGAAAATCTGGAAATCATCGAAGCACAGCTCGACACCATCGACGATGTAATCCGCTATATCCATGAGCAATCACTTACGCTGCGCAATCCTGAAGAAATCACCTTCCAGCTCGATACGCTGCTCAGCGAGGTGGAAGAGACAGAGGCAGCAGTGGCCGAAATTGAGGACGTGTTTGCGTCGCCCGCTGCTCTGCTGAGCGAGCTTTCGGATGAACTGGAGTCGCCTCGGATAGCCCCCGAGGTGCCGGAGTCGCCCGAAAAGGCCGCGCCTGAAACAGTTCGGCGCCAGCGTCAGCGATCCTGAGACCGCGACCATGCATCACGGGCTCCTGCTCATGCGGCCAGGTGATTGCTTGAGAGAGACGCCAGCGCGGAGCCCCTTCCAATGATCTGAATAGCCCGAAAGGCTCAGATCTTTTGAACAGCTTTATCTTCAAAGGGGAGCTGATCTGAGGGGGCACGTACGCTCTAACAGCAGGGCCACCAGAGGCCAGACAGCAGGCTGTCTAACAGGTCTCTTTTTCCGGAAGAGGAAAGTTTTTGGGGCTTCATGGCAAGCCTACATCCCACGCGTTGCAAACTTACCATATCCCGACGCTCTCCAGCGGAGTAAAACTTTGGGGTCTCCAGGGCAAGCCGACGCCCAATGCCCGGGCCAGAGACCAGGCAAAGCTTTTTTTCTTGAATCCCCTTCCCATTAGGGAGAGGGACAGGGGAAGAAGACCCCAACCAACCCTGCCGTTCCCGCCGCTGCGCTGTTTCTGACAGCAACGCTGTTTTCAACAGGCACCCCCTCTGCGCTTCGCGACAACTCTCCTTACAAGGGGGAGCGGAATTGATCTGGCTTGATCGGGCAAATTGTAGTTTGAAAGTATTGCTACTAAGCGAAGTGTTTTTTACAGGTCCCCCTCTCAGTGGGGAAGGGTTCAAACTAATCCTGTCCAATTGGATTGTCAGTTTTTCTGATGCCCGAGCACGCAGCCAGAAAGACGCCCCCCAATTCTTCAGTCAGCTCCCCCTTCAAGAGGGAGCAGGTTGTGCTGGTGCGAGATGAGGCCGATTGTGACATAACCGCTGGATGGCTAACAACACTTTTTTCTTGACTTCCCCTTCCTCAAGGGAGGCCTGTCCCAACTATCAACGCCCTTGTGCTGGTGGTCTAGTCGCCCCCTTCTGTCACTTCGCGACGGCTCTCTCCTCAAAGGAAGTGCAAAATCTTTTAAATTCTCCACAACCTCTACAACCATGCCCTTGAAGAAAGGAAAAGAGCATGGAAAGAGGAAAAGAAAAGCATTACATACTCAAACCAGCAAAACAGCCTTCCCAAACTCAAAGAAAAAGACCCTTCCCTGAAACTCGTTCACTCTCAAGTTCTTCAGGACTGTCTAAGAAGAGTTGATAACGCTTTTCAGAAGTTCTTCAGAAAAGAGGCAAAGTATCCCAGGAAAAAGAAACTCTCCAAATACAGCTCCTTCACCTTCCCTCAGGTGTGGATGAAACAGAAAGAGAGGCTTGTGGAGGTTATCAAGCTTGAGAAGAAGAATAGCAGGTTCGCATACCTGCACCTTCCGAAGCTCGGGAAACTCAAAATCAGACTTCATAGAGATATAGACTGGTCAAGGGCAAGGACGGTCACGGTGAAGAGAGAACCGTCAGGAAAGTGGTATGTTTGCGTAACAGTAGAGGCAGAGCTTGATGAAGTGCTCAGAGAAGCTCAAGAGAAAGCTGTAGGGATAGACCTCGGGGTAAAGAACCTTGCGACCACATCAGAGGGAGAGTTTATAGAGCACCCTAAGTTTTTGCAGAGGCTTGAGAAGAGGCTCAAAAGAGAGCAAAAGAAACTCTCAAGAAAAGAAAAAGGCTCAAGCAATTGGGAGAAGCAGAGGAGGAAAGTAGCTAAGATTCACGAGAGGATAAAGAATGCAAGGAGGGACTTTCTGCACAAGCTATCAAGGTATTTAGTGGAGAGCTACGATTACATCAGCTTTGAAGACCTTGACATAAAGGGACTTGTTCAAAACAGTAACTTAGCAAAACTCATACTTGATGCGGGATGGGCGTCGCTCATCACCTTTGTCACCTACAAGGCTGTAATGGCGGGGGCAAGGGTGGTGAGGGTTGACCCGTCCTATACAACTCAAGACTGCTCTGTTTGTGGTTTTAGAGTTCCCAACTCTGGCTCAGAGGCTTCATGAGTGTCCCGAATGCGGGGCTTTTATGGACAGGGATTACAACGCAAGTGTGAACATTCTACAAAAAGGTCTCGCCCGCCTTAAGGGCGGTAGGGTCGGAGCGACCCGAACTTACGCCTGTGGAGAGGGCGGAAAGCCCTCGCCCATGCAGGAATCCCCTTGCGGGTCTTCCGGGTGGGATTATATTCCCTACCGGAAGCTCCGTCCGTAAGGACGGAGAGGTTCACATTGCTCAACTCACCCGTACCCTATGAACCGCGTTGCAGAAATCCGGACACAGCCCTTTCCCAGCGAAGCAGGAGAAGGAGACAAATACCCGGCCACTGTTACGTAGTGTAGGTGGCGTCTCTGACAGGGGTTGCTGTTTGTGAGGGCTTTCCTGTACTGCAACGCCTTACGCCTGCGTCCGTGAAACCGACCTGGAACGTACTCGCTGGCTCGGATTTGAAAGGAGCGATTCGCCCAACAAAACGTAGCAGACTGAATGAGCACCGAAACAACCACCCTGCAGACTGTCCGTTACGAAGTGGACAGCGACGGCATTGCGCTCATCACCCTCAACCGGCCGGATAAACACAACGCACTCAACCGTCAGGTTCTGGCTGAGCTGGACCGATGCATTCGTCAGGCGCGGCAGGACGAGGCGGTCAAGGGCGTGATCATTACGGGCGCCGGCGAAAAGAGCTTCTGTGCTGGAGCCGACATTCAGCAATTCAAAGAGCTTGATGC
It contains:
- a CDS encoding transposase; this translates as MLHNLYNHALEERKRAWKEEKKSITYSNQQNSLPKLKEKDPSLKLVHSQVLQDCLRRVDNAFQKFFRKEAKYPRKKKLSKYSSFTFPQVWMKQKERLVEVIKLEKKNSRFAYLHLPKLGKLKIRLHRDIDWSRARTVTVKREPSGKWYVCVTVEAELDEVLREAQEKAVGIDLGVKNLATTSEGEFIEHPKFLQRLEKRLKREQKKLSRKEKGSSNWEKQRRKVAKIHERIKNARRDFLHKLSRYLVESYDYISFEDLDIKGLVQNSNLAKLILDAGWASLITFVTYKAVMAGARVVRVDPSYTTQDCSVCGFRVPNSGSEAS